The genomic DNA CACGCGATAGTCATGCACATCCACGATCTGCTTGTCCATTATATTTGTCTTTAGCAGCAGGTCCTCGTCAGTTATCTCGTAATCCTTAACTTTATCGACATCGACAGCCAAAGAAAAACTTTCGGACTCCTGGTCATACGAGAACGATTCCCACGCGATGTTGCGCACCTGCTGCCTGCCGGTTTTAACAACCACCGCCGATATGACGGGCAGATGCGGTCCGGAAGACGCAATAAGATCATCGAGCCTGCCCAGTTCCCTGCCGCCTGGGTCCTTTATGGTTTGTCCGATAACGTATGATAGGTACATGCCACTATACTTTACATCCAGCCTGGACGGGTGTCAATCATCATTTTTTGTGTTATGATATGCTAAATGCTTTATCCCCATGGTGTCTCTATGCGCACTTATATCCGGTTAGCTCTGCTTGCAATAGTGATCTCTTGTGTCATCATCGCCTTTGCGACTGTCGACAGAAACTCTGATGAGACGCAGATACGCACAATGATTCACAGCACCGTGACGTCAATCGCCAAGCGCGACCTGGGCGGGACAATTGCCTGCGTATCCAGCAACTATAAAGACTCCACCGGCATGACATATGAGCGCTTAAGAATGCTCGTAGCCCAGGCTCTGCGCGTAGAGTCCGATTATAATGCCAGCGCAAATATAAAGAGCATACGCATAGACGGCGATAAGGCAGAGGTGGGACTTCATTTCACCGTGACGGCGACAAAAGGCGGCAGTCCCATTTATGAGCGTGACCTGACATTGCACCTGGCAAAAGAAGACGCAAGACATGCCTGGATTATACCGGTGAAGGTGTGGCGGGTTACATCCGTGGACGGACTTGCTCTGGAATCTGAAATTAAGCTCTGAGCTTTTTGACTCTCTTATGTCTCCAGTATCTTACCTGGAGAGTTACATATTTAGTATTCCCCTCCAGGTAGGGATACCTGGAGGGATAAACGCATGCTCACGAAACTTTTTGACTTTCAAACTTTTTGACTTTTCAACTCTGCGATTACAGACCCGTCGTCGATGTTGATGATCTTCGCGCATGTCTCTGTAATGACCCCGACACTCGGGACCGGCCTGCCGTCTAACTCATACTTGGAGATCGACGGGCTGCCCGGGTTCATCAGCACAAGACCATCCGCACTCTCCAGCACGGGCATATGAGTATGCCCAGAGACGAAGTAATGCGCCCCATAGCGCTTGCCGAGATCAATCATCTGCTCGCGTGAGAGCATGTGGCCGTGATTGATCACAATACGCACACCGCAGCATGAAACATACGCATACGGCGACTGCACTGGAATCTTGAGTAGCTCTTCGTATACCTGAGCATCACAGTTGCCTTGAGCGATTACGATGGGGATATCGGACGAGTTTATGGCCTCGACCAGAGCGGGGATGTCGTAGCCGTCCATAAAACCCATGCGCGGGGGATGATAGAGCACATCCCCCGCATGGACTATAAGGTCAGCGCCGCCAATAAAGCGCAGAGCCTTTTCATAAGCGGCAATGCTGCCGTGCGTATCGCTGATTACACCTATCTTCATTGCTGCGGCTGGGTCCCATAATCGGCGGGCATCTTGCCGAGCCTCACCGTCACATCGACGATCTTGCCGTCCGCGCGGCGCCATATCTGCAGCTTGATAGACTGGCCGATCTTGGATCTCAAGACCTCGTTGCTGACACTCGTCTTTCCGCTTTCGACATGGCTGGAATTAGAAATTGCCTTGCCGTTGACCTTGAGTATTATGTCGCCGACCTGCAGACCAGCCTGCTCGGCAGGGCTGCCTGGGCGCACACCGCGTATCTCGGCTCCATCGGCCTTCGGCAGGCCGGAAATTCCACCTTGCTCTAGCTGCTTCCTTCGGTCTGAATCAAATGGGCCATACATAACGCCCAAATACGGATGATCCACTTTGCCGCTCTTTATCAGCTTTTCCGCCACGTTCTTTGCCGTATTGCTGGGTATCGCAAAACCGATGCCTATGCTGCCGCCGGAAGTCGATGCGATCATAGTATTAATGCCGATCAGATTGCCGTTGATATCAGCCAGCGCGCCTCCGCTGTTACCGGGATTTATGGCCGCATCAGTCTGGATGAGTTTCTCGAGCTGCAGGGTTTGGCCGTTGATATTAAAAGGCCCACGCCGCAGGGCGCTGACAACTCCCACGGTAACTGTAGACTCATACCCCAGCGGGCTGCCGACAGCTATCGCCCAATCACCAACCTTGAGGGTATCCGAATTGGAGAACCTGGCATACTTCAACCCATGGGCATCGATCTTAACCACAGCTATATCAGATGCCGGGTCACGACCGATAAGCCTTGCGGAGTACTGCTTGCCGTTATGCAGAGTGACCTTCATCTGCTCAGCGCCGGCAGCGACATGGTTGTTGGTCACGATATAGCCGTCGGAGCTAAATATAACGCCGGAACCCTGGCCCTTCGGCACAACTTTCTCGGGCATGCCGCCGAAGAAATCAAACGGGTTAAACTGAACCGTGGGCTTGCCGACTGTGTCGATATTGACCACATAATCGCTTACTACAGCCGCAGCCTTGCTCACACTGTTGGAGCCTCCATTGATGACAGCCGGGCCGCCGCGCGGAATATTGGGAGCGGAGACGGGTCCGGCAGTTGGAGGACCATACCAGCGGTAGAGCACCCCGGCGCAGACAATAAAACCAAGGATAAAAACGACGAAGTACTCTATAAATCTTTTCATTTACCGATACTCCTGACTAGATTAGCCATTTCTATGGCCGATTCGGCTGCATCAAAGCCCTTGTTGCCTGCTTTGGTTCCTGCTCGCTCGATAGCCTGCTCGATGCTGTCTGTAGTGAGCACGCCGAAAATGACCGGCACGCCCACAGCCAGTCCGACATTTGCGATTCCTTTTGAGACCTCTGCAGCGACATAGTCGAAGTGAGGTGTGGAACCCCTGATAACTGCGCCCACGCAGATCACGGCATCGTATTTTCCGGACTCGGCCATCTTCTTGGCGATAACCGGTATCTCAAACGCGCCGGGAACCCATGCGATCTCGACATCATCACCGGATGCGCCATGACGTTTGATCGCATCTAGCGCTCCCTCTAGGAGCTTGGTTGTTATAAACTCGTTAAACCTGCTCGCCACTATACCGAACTTCAAGCCTTTCGCAACGAGCTGACCCTCATATACCTTAGCCATTTAATTACCCTCCTTATAAGTAGCTGAGAGCGGAGAGTGGAGAGCAAAGAGCCCGGACCATTACCGCTCAGTCAACTTCTTAGCTTCGGGGCATTCGCCCGCGAAGCATAAATCAATAATCAATACTAAATCTCAAATACTCAATCAAGAAGGTGTCCCATTCGGTCACGCTTGGTGTTGAGGTAACGGACGTTGTCCTCGTTTGGAGTGCAGACCATGGGCACGCGCTCGACTATCTCCAGATCATAGCCCT from Armatimonadota bacterium includes the following:
- the ribE gene encoding 6,7-dimethyl-8-ribityllumazine synthase, translated to MAKVYEGQLVAKGLKFGIVASRFNEFITTKLLEGALDAIKRHGASGDDVEIAWVPGAFEIPVIAKKMAESGKYDAVICVGAVIRGSTPHFDYVAAEVSKGIANVGLAVGVPVIFGVLTTDSIEQAIERAGTKAGNKGFDAAESAIEMANLVRSIGK
- the yfcE gene encoding phosphodiesterase; the protein is MKIGVISDTHGSIAAYEKALRFIGGADLIVHAGDVLYHPPRMGFMDGYDIPALVEAINSSDIPIVIAQGNCDAQVYEELLKIPVQSPYAYVSCCGVRIVINHGHMLSREQMIDLGKRYGAHYFVSGHTHMPVLESADGLVLMNPGSPSISKYELDGRPVPSVGVITETCAKIINIDDGSVIAELKSQKV
- a CDS encoding trypsin-like peptidase domain-containing protein, translating into MKRFIEYFVVFILGFIVCAGVLYRWYGPPTAGPVSAPNIPRGGPAVINGGSNSVSKAAAVVSDYVVNIDTVGKPTVQFNPFDFFGGMPEKVVPKGQGSGVIFSSDGYIVTNNHVAAGAEQMKVTLHNGKQYSARLIGRDPASDIAVVKIDAHGLKYARFSNSDTLKVGDWAIAVGSPLGYESTVTVGVVSALRRGPFNINGQTLQLEKLIQTDAAINPGNSGGALADINGNLIGINTMIASTSGGSIGIGFAIPSNTAKNVAEKLIKSGKVDHPYLGVMYGPFDSDRRKQLEQGGISGLPKADGAEIRGVRPGSPAEQAGLQVGDIILKVNGKAISNSSHVESGKTSVSNEVLRSKIGQSIKLQIWRRADGKIVDVTVRLGKMPADYGTQPQQ